The genomic interval TGTTCACGAGTGCAATTGTGCACAATTGCACTCGTTCTAATGTTCAATCGTTCTTTTATGCACATCCAAAGTGCAGCAATCTCTCGAGCAGCGCGGCTATCTGCCTCGGTTTCTGTTGCTGTCCTACCTTCACGGGCGGCGTCTCGATGAGCTTTCAGGCGTGCAATGGTGGGTAAGGCCATTTCTAGGTTCATGCTGGCAAAAACTTCTTGAGCAATCTCCTGCTCAGACTTGCCAGAAGGCTGGGTCATAGTCAGAATTGCAAGAGCAGGCTTCCCTGCTAAACGGGCCAGGCGTTCAGTACGTGCAACTTGTTCATAAGCTTCGATGTCGGGGGTGCACGGTATAAGCACCATGTCAGCTGCGTCCACAGCAGCGGGAGCCTCTGTGCTACGAGCTGGCGGAGTATCAATAAACACAAGATCACACCCAGCCTCAGATGCCCTTTTTAGGATCGCAGGCAACTCTCTTTCCGTCGAGAACTGCACAAGTGGAGTTTCCGCCTCTCTACGCTCGCTCCATGCGACTGTGGATTGCTGGCTGTCCATATCGATGACTAGCACGTTTAACCCTTCATGAGAGGCCACAACAGATAGGGATCGCGTCAGCCACGATTTTGCAACGCCCCCTTTTTGCATTGCTATTGCTAGTATTTTCATCTGCACGTCTACCCATGTTCATTTGTGCACAATTGCAACCGTTCATAATGGCAACTGTGCAGGTT from Komagataeibacter sp. FNDCF1 carries:
- a CDS encoding ParA family protein, with translation MKILAIAMQKGGVAKSWLTRSLSVVASHEGLNVLVIDMDSQQSTVAWSERREAETPLVQFSTERELPAILKRASEAGCDLVFIDTPPARSTEAPAAVDAADMVLIPCTPDIEAYEQVARTERLARLAGKPALAILTMTQPSGKSEQEIAQEVFASMNLEMALPTIARLKAHRDAAREGRTATETEADSRAAREIAALWMCIKERLNIRTSAIVHNCTREQVQK